The following proteins are encoded in a genomic region of Zea mays cultivar B73 chromosome 9, Zm-B73-REFERENCE-NAM-5.0, whole genome shotgun sequence:
- the LOC100279707 gene encoding 3-oxoacyl-[acyl-carrier-protein] synthase I, chloroplastic, with the protein MRLSVRASATAAAAPRRETDPKKRVVITGMGLVSVFGNDVDAYYDRLLAGESGIGPIDRFDASKFPTRFAGQIRGFSSEGYIDGKNDRRLDDCLRYCIVSGKKALEAAGIAHGSKPMEKIDKTRAGVLVGTGMGGLTVFSDGVQNLIEKGYRKITPFFIPYAITNMGSALLGMDIGFMGPNYSISTACATSNYCFYAAANHIRRGEADIMIAGGTEAAIIPIGVGGFVACRALSQRNDDPKTASRPWDKDRDGFVMGEGAGVLVMESLEHAIKRDAPIIAEYLGGAVNCDAYHMTDPRSDGLGVSSCIKQSLEDAGVAPEEVNYINAHATSTLAGDLAEVNAIKQVFKDPSGIKINATKSMIGHCLGAAGGLEAIATVKAITTGWVHPSINQFNPEEAVEFDTVPNVKKQHEVNVGISNSFGFGGHNSVVVFAPFKP; encoded by the exons ATGCGCCTCTCCGTCCGCGCCTCCGCGACGGCGGCAGCGGCACCGCGGCGGGAGACGGATCCCAAGAAGCGGGTGGTGATCACGGGGATGGGGTTGGTCTCCGTGTTCGGGAACGACGTAGACGCTTACTACGACCGCCTGCTAGCCGGGGAGAGCGGCATCGGGCCCATCGACCGCTTCGACGCCTCTAAGTTCCCCACCCGCTTCGCCGGCCAGATCCGGGGCTTCTCGTCCGAGGGCTACATCGACGGAAAGAACGACCGCCGCCTCGACGACTGCCTCCGATACTGCATCGTCAGTGGCAAGAAGGCTCTCGAGGCTGCCGGTATTGCCCACGGCTCCAAGCCCATGGAAAAG ATTGACAAAACCCGGGCTGGTGTGCTTGTGGGCACTGGTATGGGTGGCCTCACGGTGTTTTCTGATGGTGTTCAGAATCTCATTGAGAAGGGCTACAGAAAAATAACTCCTTTCTTCATCCCATATGCTATAACAAACATGGGTTCTGCCCTGCTTGGAATGGATATTGGTTTCATGGGTCCAAACTACTCCATCTCAACTGCCTGTGCTACCTCGAACTACTGTTTCTATGCTGCAGCAAACCATATCCGTAGAGGCGAAGCGGATATAATGATAGCTGGAGGCACTGAAGCTGCAATTATTCCAATTGGTGTTGGTGGCTTTGTTGCATGTAGAGCACTGTCACAGAGGAATGATGACCCTAAAACAGCATCCAGGCCTTGGGACAAGGATCGTGATGGTTTTGTCATGGGTGAAGGAGCTGGAGTCCTG GTCATGGAGAGCCTAGAGCATGCAATTAAACGTGATGCACCAATAATTGCGGAGTATTTAGGAGGTGCTGTGAACTGTGATGCTTACCATATGACTGACCCGAGATCTGATGGTCttggtgtttcatcttgcatcaagcaAAGTCTCGAAGATGCTGGTGTGGCTCCTGAGGAG GTCAACTATATTAATGCTCATGCAACATCAACCCTTGCTGGTGATCTGGCAGAGGTGAATGCCATCAAGCAAGTCTTCAAGGACCCATCTGGGATCAAAATAAATGCAACCAAG TCCATGATAGGACATTGCCTTGGTGCAGCAGGTGGTTTGGAAGCCATTGCTACTGTCAAAGCGATAACTACTGGATGGGTGCATCCAAGCATAAACCAATTT AACCCAGAGGAAGCGGTTGAATTCGACACAGTACCTAATGTAAAAAAGCAGCATGAAGTGAACGTTG GCATCTCAAATTCTTTTGGATTTGGAGGTCACAATTCTGTCGTAGTATTTGCGCCATTTAAGCCATAA